One genomic segment of Cinclus cinclus chromosome 33, bCinCin1.1, whole genome shotgun sequence includes these proteins:
- the WDR74 gene encoding WD repeat-containing protein 74 encodes MAAPTRLYHVWVGAETGALKGVNLQRKEATNHVGGSGLSRGRGVSALSWGDPAQTEVLVGSLDRSVSVFSTEKGKFIGERLCPGGDGAFCGLGVLGSSIVTAVESGLVRVWGEDEAEEPLQELQAGPGLCRMRQDPTRPHLVGTGGKENGLKIWDLQRPGEPLFRAKNVRNDWLDLRVPVWERDLQFLPGSQRIVTCTGHGQVRLYDPSTPQRRPVLDATFGEAPLTALALPPGDTSVVVGSARGDVAVLDLRKGRVLRALKGFAGGVRGLQCHPRLPLVASVGLDRFLRLHRLQDGRIRDKVYLKSRLTCLLLNTHLDWEAQEEPPPQKEVKDEEGDELWDALESIPTPRKAKKRKISGL; translated from the exons GGGTGAACCTGCAGCGCAAAGAGGCCACGAACCACGTGGGGGGGTCGGGGCtgagccggggccggggggtCTCGGCCCTGAGCTGGGGGGATCCCGCACAGACCGAG GTGCTCGTGGGGTCCTTGGATCGCTCCGTGAGCGTTTTCAGCACCGAGAAGGGAAAATTCATCGGGGAGAGGCTCTGCCCGGGGGGGGACGGGGCCTTCTGCGGGCTGGGGGTGCTCGGCAG cTCCATCGTCACCGCTGTGGAGTCGGGGCTGGTCCGGGTCTGGGGGGAAGACGAGGCTGAGGAG cccctgcaggagctgcaggcagggccgGGGCTCTGCCGGATGCGCCAGGACCCGACACGGCCTCACctggtggggacaggggggaagGAGAACGGGCTCAAAATTTGGGACCTGCAGCGGCCTGGGGAGCCCCTGTTCCGTGCCAAGAAC gtgAGGAACGATTGGCTGGACCTGCGTGTTCCAGTGTGGGAACGGGACCTGCAGTTCCTGCCAGGATCCCAAAGGATCGTCACCTGCACAGGGCATGGACAG GTGCGTCTCTACGACCCCTCCACGCCCCAGCGCCGCCCGGTGCTCGACGCCACCTTCGGGGAGGCTCCACTGACAGCGCTGGCCCTGCCCCCCGGGGACAC ctCGGTGGTCGTGGGCAGCGCCCGGGGGGACGTGGCCGTGCTCGACCTGCGCAAAG GGCGGGTGCTGCGGGCACTGAAGGGTTTTGCAGGGGGGGTCCGGGGGCTGCAGTGCCACCCCCGCCTGCCCCTCGTGGCCTCCGTCGGCCTCGATCGATTCCTGCGCCTGCACCGGCTGCAGGACGGGCGGATCCGGGACAAG GTGTACCTCAAGTCTCGCCTCACCTGCCTCCTGCTGAACACACACCTGGACTGGGAG GCCCAGGAggagccccctccccaaaaagaGGTGAAGGATGAGGAGGGGGACGagctctgggatgctctggagTCCATCCCCACccccaggaaggccaagaaaaggaaaatttcgGGGCTCTGA
- the BBS1 gene encoding Bardet-Biedl syndrome 1 protein, giving the protein MAAAEESSSLWLEAHEDPLAGLCSFPGCMALVDLHGDGDHKLVVGVPRDPGGPRLAVVRGAGSITSLALPEAPAGVGAFGPTFLGSGGSGGGPGGGPAVVVAAGPALYVYRNLRPFFKFSLPPRPPDPLERDLWLQAEQDQIDPLMLKEMLEDLRDKAEVPLTAQSLRLLALPPPELGPFVALHKGRPLQRQTVVTCLGSLSRGGPEGTPDCPVLGTEAGDVLVLDPEAFTVICKGWVPSPPVFVVPRGPGDGRCRLGVACRDGSLRGLSRSREHGRILGVLGSRPAGLIPQDGGSWLPLLMGPCRPSAPRVAGSGPCGCRGRSRGWRGRRCPGRGLGAALVALGTPPGPSGELRLYRGRTLLCTLKTQDVVTGLCFGRYGREENTLLSTTRGGALSIRMLRRRADLGGGRGVGVEPPPAPLPRLPLPPRTRLFVDRALREREDAPRMHGRFQQDLGGLRLGAARGMARALGGAPPQKWGTPPSP; this is encoded by the exons ATGGCGGCGGCTGAGGagag CTCTTCGTTATGGCTGGAGGCTCACGAGGACCCCCTGGCCGGGCTGTGCAGCTTCCCGGGGTGCATGG CTCTGGTTGATCTCCATGGCGACGGCGACCACAAG ctCGTTGTTGGGGTACCCCGTGATCCGGGGGGTCCCCGCCTGGCCGTGGTGAGGGGCGCGGGCTCCATcaccagcctggctctgcccgAGGCTCCTGCGGGGGTGGGGGCGTTCGGCCCCACTTTTTTAGGGTCTGGGGGTTCCGGGGGGGGCCCCGGGGGGGGTCCCGCGGTGGTCGtggccgccggccccgcccttTACGTGTACAGGAACCTGCGACCCTTCTTCAAATTCTCACTGCCCCCACGACCCCCCGACCCCCTCGAGAGGGACCTGtggctccaggctgagcag GATCAGATCGATCCCTTGATGCTGAAGGAGATGTTGGAGGATTTGAG ggacAAGGCCGAGGTGCCCCTGACGGCGCAGTCGCTGCG gctgctggcactgcccccCCCCGAGCTGGGTCCATTCGTGGCGCTGCACAAGGGGCGGCCCCTGCAGAGACAG acCGTGGTGACGTGTCTGGGCTCGCTGTCCCGGGGGGGTCCCGAGGGCACCCCCGACTGTCCCGTGCTGGGGACCGAGGCCGGGGACGTGCTGGTGCTGGACCCCGAGGCCTTCACCGTCATCTGCAAG GGCTGGGTGCCGAGCCCCCCCGTGTTCGTGGTGCCGCGGGGTCCCGGGGACGGGCGCTGCCGCCTGGGGGTCGCCTGCAGGGACGGGAGCCTGAGGGGGCTCAGCAG gtCCCGGGAGCACGGCAGGattttgggggtgctggggtcCCGCCCCGCGGGGCTGATCCCACAGGACGggggctcctggctgccactgCTGATGGGACCCTGCAGGCCTTCAgcccccag GGTCGCCGGCTCTGGGCCCTGCGGCTGCCGGGGCCGATCTCGGGGCTGGCGGGGGCGGCGCTGCCCGGGGCGGGGTCTGGGGGCGGCCCTGGTGGCTTTGGGGACCCCCCCGGGCCCCTCGGGGGAGCTGAGGCTCTACCGGGGCAGGACTTTGCTCTGCACCCTCAAAACTCAG GACGTGGTGACCGGGCTCTGTTTCGGGCGCTACGGGCGGGAGGAGAACACCCTGCTGAGCACAACCCGCG GGGGCGCTCTGTCCATCCGGATGCTGCGGCGCCGCGcggatttgggggggggtcGAGGGGTGGGGGTCGAGCCCCCCCCCGCGCCCCTCCCCCgcctgcccctccccccccgcaCGCGGCTCTTCGTGGATCGGGCCCTGAGGGAGCGCGAGGACGCCCCCC ggATGCACGGGCGCttccagcaggatttgggggggcTGCGCCTGGGGGCTGCCCGGGGCATGGCCCGAGCACTGGGGGGGGCgccaccccaaaaatgggggaCCCCCCCCTCACCCTGA
- the LOC134055551 gene encoding ubiquitin-like FUBI-ribosomal protein eS30 fusion protein, with product MQLFIRGQTLLTLEVSGSETLAQIKERVAELSGVPPEDQVLLHAGTPLDDEAVLGQSPLPEFTTLDLSTRLLGGKVHGSLARAGKVRGQTPKVAKQEKKKKKTGRAKRRMQYNRRFVNVVPTFGKKKGPNANS from the exons ATGCAGCTCTTCATCCGTGGCCAGACCCTCCTTACCCTCGAGGTCTCCGGCTCTGAGACCCTTGCTCAGATCAAG GAGAGGGTGGCCGAACTTTCGGGGGTCCCCCCCGAGGACCAAGTGCTGCTCCATGCTGGGACCCCCCTGGACGATGAGGCCGTGCTGGGGCAGAGCCCCCTCCCCGAATTCACCACCCTGGACCTCTCCACGCGCCTGCTGGGCG GTAAGGTCCACGGCTCCCTCGCCCGCGCCGGCAAAGTGAGGGGCCAGACCCCCAAG GTGGCCAagcaggagaagaagaagaagaagacgGGGCGGGCCAAGCGGCGCATGCAGTACAACCGGCGCTTCGTCAACGTCGTGCCCACCTTTGGCAAGAAGAAGGGTCCCAACGCCAACTCCTGA